Below is a genomic region from Methylobacterium sp. FF17.
AGGCGAAACCAGGGGCTTTCCGGGATTTGTAATCCTGATCTTATCGGGGAAAATTTCTACCCTTGGTCCACTTCCTACTGCGGTAAGGTCTTGGTGGATCAACGCGTTAGCAACAAATTCGCGAATAGATATTTCTGGTATAGTGTATTTCTTGCTCCTAATACCGTGAAGGATCTCCTCACGATGTGGCACTCTAATCATTATAAAGCTTAGTAATTTTGAGAACGTTACTCCGTATCCGCGCTCTCCAGTGACATCATCAACACCGTCCAATTTGCTAGTGCTAGAGTATTGGATTACGCGCGGAGCCTTTGTGGAAATAATTGGAAATTCGCTGAGCTTATTTGCAGCCAAAATGGCAAGTAGATTAGTCGCGTCATAGCCATTCTGACGGTCGTCTAAAATGAGCCCATCTGCCAGTAGCTTTTCTATGATCCCGGTATTCGTAACTGTTTTTACGCCAAGCATTTTTACAAGGTTGATGCAATCGAATCTTTCAAACAGCATTTCCTCAGTTAGATGCGCGGCGGCTATTCCTTGCTCAAACGAATATCTTGATGTTATTGCCCAGAGTGCGCGTTCACGTTCCGGGAAATCTTTCAGCGGCTGTTGGATTGAGTCGACGCGAACAAAAGCATGCCCTTTAAAGCGGACTGGACTAACATAGCAAGGATCGATAGCGATGATCTCTATGTGCTTATTGTCAACCTCAAATGACACGAAGCAAAAATTAACGCTTGGGACAAGTAGCCGGCTGAGCCAATGTTCAAAAAGTTGGCCACCAACGGTCTCTTCCTTCAGTCTAACCGTTGTGCCAATAATATCATGCGTGTCATTGTCTATACCATACACTAAGTATGCTGCATCGCTTCCTGACAGCATGGCGGCATTAGCAAGGCCGGACATATATTGCCCGACCTCGTCGTGATCCAAGCGGTTCGATTTGAACTCCAGCCACTCTGTTTCGCGCGGCTCGGCGCGCAGTCTTGTTAGAAGTTGCTGCGGATCTACGATTTCCATGAAGTTCCGCTCCAACTATAAGACTACTGTGAGCGTTAAGGAGGCATGCGATATGCGAGCCGCTTTCCGCTGATCACTTTTAGCGCCCGCTCAGCTCGTTCCGCGTCGCCGCAACCCAGCTTCACACAATTGTTGTACCAGAAGCTGAACTAGGCAAGGTAGCGGTGCAGGTGCAGCTTGCCGCGTCGCTTGACCGCCGTCATGGCTCACCGAGCTTCATCTCTCGCGGCGGCTCAACGCGGCGTTTAATTTCAGCCAGCATCTTCTCAGGCGACGAGGGTATAGCTGCCCCCTCTATCTGAATCGCCACGTCGACCAGAATCCTCTCAAATACGCGCTCGGAGATGCCGCGTCGTTTTGCGGCGGCTTCTAGTCGCGTCAGCTCAGCAGCTTGCTCCTTGAACGTCATGCTGGCCTCGCTCAACGGATCACGCGCCCTGGAGGCTCTCGGCGAAGTCCTCCGGGATCTCGCCGAACTGCCCAAGGATCGTCGCGGCCTCCAACTCCCCGGTCTCGTCGTCCGCTACGATCTTGAGCGCGGCCGTGCCCGGCATCCGGCCGGCCATCGCCTCGGCCTTCTTCAGCGCTCCGCTCTCGGTTGGGGCCACCTCGCGGTCACCTGGGACCAACCGCTTCCGCTTGATCACGAAGGTCTGGACCACGAACGTCGTCTTCATCGCCACGATGCGTCTCCTCCGCCCTGCGCCACCCGGCGATCGTATCGGACGTCGGTGAACGCCTTCGTCATCACCGACCGCCCGTCCGCGTCGTAGACCTCGACATGCCAAGCCGACCAATCGAGCCGCGTCCCGTGGAGCATAAGGTCGAGCGCGACCCGTTCAGCATGGAGGCGCACCAGCGCCAGCGTTGGCACCCGCCGGCCGCGCAGATCGGCGACGAGATCGTGCCCGTCCGTGCAGTGGAAGCGGTAAAGCCGCGTCGGCATTGGCCTTTGACCCCGCACTCCACAGGCGTCCACCGCCGCGTTTCCAGGCGTGGCCGTTTCGATTGAACCACGCGCGCCGATGCGGTTTGTTCCCGTTGTGTTCTAGCGGGAGATAGATCGAAATGCAGGCCCAGCCCGTCGAACCGTCTGTGGACATCCGCCTGAGCGAGGCCGAGGCGATCGCGCTCGCCTATCACCGGGCCGCGCGGGGCGACGCCTGGGCCGCACTCGTCCGGGCGGTCGAGGATGCGCTGGCGGACCTCATGGAAGCCGAGCGCCGCACGCTGCAGCGGGACCGGCTGATCTCGCGGGGCTACATCCGTGGAGTGCCGCCGGCCGGAGAGCGTCGGTGAGGCTGCTGCAGGTCGCGGAGCTTCCGTCTCACGGCGCCGGCACTGTCCGCATCCCGATCCAGGGGGCGGCTCTCTGCGCCGGCTTTCCCTCACCGGCCGACGACTTCCTGGAAGGCGCACTGGAGCTGCCGCGCTGGCTCGCGCCGAACCCGCCTGCGACCTTCGCCTGGAACATCTCGGGCGACAGCATGCGCGGCGCCGGCATTTTCGACCGGGATCTCGCCGTGGCCGATCGCAGCCTGAAGCCCGGCAACGGCAGCGTCGTCGTGGCGATCGTCGACGGCACGATGAGCGTGAAGCGCCTCGTCCTCGAGGACAACGTCGCACGCCTCGCTTTCGACAATCCCGATCTGCCGGCCTTCGCGGTCGAGGACCTTGCGGAGGGTGAGATCTGGGGCGTGATCCGTTTCTCCATCCGCTGGCATGTGGCGCGCGCCGGGCTGGTTCGATGAGCCGGGCCATCGCGCTCATCGACGGCAACAGCTTCTACTGCTCCTGCGAGCGGGTGTTCGATCCGAAGCTCGCCCGCGTGCCCGTGATCGTGCTGTCCAACAACGACGGCTGCGCCATCGCCCGCACCGCCGAGGCCAAGGCGCTCGGGATCAAGATGGGCGATCCCTTCTTCAAGATCCGCGAGCAGTGCCGGCGCGACGGCGTGCGGGTGTTCTCCTCGAACTACACGCTGTACGGCGACATGAGCGCCCGCACGAACGCGGTCTACCGGGACTTCTCGCCGGCGGTGGAGATCTACTCCATCGATGAGAGCTTTCTGGACCTCTCGGACGTGCGCGACCGGGACCGGGTAACGCTGGCGCGGGATCTGCGCGCCACGGTGCGGGCCTGGACCGGCATTCCGACCTGCGTCGGCATCGGCCCAACGAAGACGCTGGCCAAGCTCGCCAACCACATCGCCAAGACGATCCCGGACTGCGACGGGGTGTGCGACCTGACCGACCCGGTGGCCTACGACCACTGGCTCTGCCGGATCTCGGTGGCCGAGGTCTGGGGCATCGGCCGGGCCTCGCTCGCCAAGCTGATGGGGCTCGGCGTCGACACGGTGGCGGATCTGCGCGACCTCGATCCTCGGCCTGTCCGAAAAGCCATGACGGTGGTGGGCGAGCGCATCATCTACGAACTGCGCGGGCTGGCCTGCCTGCCGCTCGCGCTGATGCCGGCCCAGCGCAAGGGCTGCGCGGTCACACGCTCGTTCTCCCGGCGAATCACCGAGCGAGAGACCCTGGAGCAGGCGGTGGCCGCCCATGCGACGCGGCTCGGCGAGAAGCTGCGGCGCGGCGGCCTCGGCGCCACGCACGTCTCGGTTTTCTATCACACGAGCGAGCATGACCGGGGCGACCCGATGCGCTCGGTCTCCACAACCGTGACCCTGCCGGAGGCCACGAACGACACACTGGCGCTGATCAAGGCGGCGCAGGCGGGTGTGGCACGCACTTGGCGCGAGGCGCCCGCCGGCAAGCCCTGGCGCTACAGCAAGGCTGGCGTGGTCACGACGGACCTGATGGCGCTCGACATGGCACCGCGGGCGCTGATCGGGCAGCTCGACCGAGAACGCAGTGCGCCGCTCATGGCGGCCATGGACGCCTGCAACGCGCGCTTCGGCCGGGGTGCTGTCGTGCCCGCCCGAGCCGGGCTCACCAAGAAGCGCACGTGGTCCACGAAGTTCGAGATGCGCAGCCCGCGCTACACCACGCAGGTGACAGAGCTCCCGACGGCGCATGCATGATACGAGCTTGACGGAGCAGAAGGACTGCCGCGGGAGCGACAGCTGTCGGGCCGCTTCGGGTGGGGAGCGGGCCCTGACACTTCGCCCTGAAGCGGACGCTCAGCCTACGACCCAACTCAGCCGCCAAGGACGCAACTGGCGCTTCTACAAAGCGTCCCATCGCAACACGGTAGTCCTCCGAAGCACCGGGGACGGCATTGACCCGAACCCCGCGTTGGAAGTCGACCGGCGAAGCTTGCGCGGAACGTGATGCTAAGAGCGTTTCGCTATTGGAGACCCCGCCCAACCTCATCTTACCCGCCTCTCGTGTCCCAAGATTTCGCACGATCGCTTACCATCGTGAGTTGCCGCGGCACGCTAAGTTTTCAGAAAGCCAAGATCATAAACCATCGGTGCTAGTTTCAACGTCAGCGCTTCATAGGTTGCGTTAAAGACAGCAAATTCGGTTTCGATTTTATCTTTCTGTTCCTCGCGTCGACTAAGGGCAGATCGAATCTGGTACCATCCCACATCAGGACGGTTGAGTTTAAGACTCTGGCGAACGCTATACACATCGGTGATGGAGAAATACCTCTGCCAGAGGACTTTACCCGCCCGTAGGACAGCGGAAGCCTCGGCCGAAAAATCCTTTTCCTGTAGATATTGAACCATAAAATCAGATTCAAATCGGTCGGGCGCATTAACTTCAGCTTCCGTGAATGGAATAAAGTGATTAATCAGACTCCACTGTCTACCATTCCATTCCAGGCCGTTCGCGCCAGCCGTTAGATTTTGTGTGCTAAACAACATCCAGACTAGGCAGTCAGTCCTGAACTCCTCGGTAAGAGGCTCATCAGGCTGCAAAAATTGATCCCGATCGTTGAGCCATGACGGCTTAACTAGACGCCGCACCGCAAACACAACTGCCGATTTCCAGAGATTTTCTTTTGTAACGAAAAAACCTCCTGCGCTGCAGTATCCTGATGATAGCAACGCAGTCAGATTTGCGTGTTGAACATCACCGCCAGGTGCAATCATTCCGCCGATTGCTCCGTCTGCCCATTTAGTGCCGCGCACGTCTTTGACGCTAGTTGTTGGTACGAGCGCGCCTTTCAAAGGCAGGGCGTCATCTTTATTAGATCTCGCTCTTTTAATCCAATTGCTCAAAAACCGATCGTTCGGCAAATTATAAAATTGCTTTTCACCAATTTCCTCCCCCTTTTTATTCAAAACTTCTGCGACTATATTGGTGATCGGCGTCTTCTTTTTTGTGGAATTATGAGTTTCCCAAATAAGAAAGCCAATGGGGAAATTTCCTTTGAGACCGTCGAATGCTTTGCTATGCACCAAGAAGCCACCCAGATAATATGCATTCCAAAACGCCCTGAATGGCTCAAAATTTGGGGCATTTACATACTTTAAAGTACTAAACATAGCCAAGGTAGCGTTTGGCATCTCTTTCGCAATTCGCAACAAGAATTGCACAAATAGTTCGCGCGAAGCGTAGCCAAAGTCGCTCGTTGTTCTAGCGATCTGAGTTTTTGAAACGCTTTTTTTAATATCGGAATTGACTCCCCGAGAGCTCGTGATGTTATCTATGTTTGCAGCTTCTGCATATGGCGGGTTAATGAGTATGAGAATCTTTCGACCTTCGGCGATTGCCTGCCGGAGAGCAGGCGGTATTTTATTGGTCAGTCCATAGTCAATTCTGCCATCTGCCATAACGTCATCATTGAGATAATCATACTGGAACCGCGTAGCAGAAACGCAGGTTCTAGTAGCTTTCATAACATCGACGTCAGCTTGGTCTAATGTACTCATAAAAACGTTTCGGGGGTTGGAATGCTTTGTTTCCAAATTTCCAACGCCGCAGCACATGTCCCAAATTAAATAGTCTTTCTGCCAGTGCTTCCCGAGCACCTCGGTTAATTTGTTGTATGCTTTGTCAACCACGTGAAGTGGCGTATAGAAAGCCCCCTTGAAGCTGCGCTCGTCCAGCGGGATTAGGGAGTCGCGACGCTCTAATAAATAGTCGCGATATTCCTCATCTGGGGGCCGGTGATAGATAGACCAGAACTGACGATAACCCTCGCGGTTACCTAGCTTATAAAGTTTACCGTCCAGGGAAAATACAGGCGCTTCTCCTTGATGAAGGAGTTCGGCAGGCAGGTTCTCATGAGTCGCCCTGGTTCCGTCATGCATGATATCGGCGAAGAAGAGAAGGGCATATTTATCTGCGGGTGCACCACCGATTTCCCGGCCGATCATCTCGACCCACTTATCGAAAACCTGCTTTAGATTATCGGGCGTGATCGAAATACGGATAATGTCGCCCTTCGTCAGAGCAGCTTTTACCGTGCTGATGAATTCTTCTTCGTGCGTCGATATTCTGAACGAGATCATCCTTGTTCCGATGAACGCGGATACCTGGTCTAGCGCCTCCTTCGGAAATTTAGTGGCCGACTTCCCCCATTTGATCGTCTTCTTTTTCAAGAATGGAATAACATCAGCGGTCTTCATCAGGGCCGCTTTCTCAGTATCCATTACCGCTAGAAACGGAGGTAATTCGTCACCTTTATTCAAACCATCCTGCACGTAATGCAGTAATTGGGTGAACATTTTATAACTCGAGTCCTTACCATGATGCTTGGCCTCGAACCACATTTCTTTCGTACGAATATCGATAAGACCTTTAGTATATTTTTTCAGTCCTAAGGCCTGGATATAAACATCCTTGACGTCTTCCTCACTGCGGACGTCTTGCAGTTTTTTATACAGAGACACCATGTTTCCACTGACCCATACCCGACACGCGATAAACATCGCCGTTCGCAGGTGCCGTGGCAAGCGCTGTGGTGGCGTCGAGAATGCCCCCTCCATGAGGTCTCCGTAGTCGAGGGTGAGGGAGACAAGGCCCTATGGATATGTGGCGATGCGGCGTGGGCTCTAGTCCTACACCTCAGTGCACTACTAACTGAGTAGCTTTCATCCGCTTTGATGCTTTGGTGTCCCAAAGCGGAACGGCAGAAATCTATTTAATACGGTAGTAGGTCACTCCTTACAGAGCAGCCTGCAAGCGGACGTTCCCAGCTTCTACAAAGGATCGATGGCAACCTGAACGATGTGTCCGGTACCCGCCAGAAAGGGCTGGGGCCTTGTCCTTGGCGTCGTCGTCTTCCAGGGCCGAAATAGGCGTCTTCAGAACCTCACCTCCGCAGGCATTGCGCATCACGCCCCGGTAGCACGGAGCCACATCCAGCTCAGCAGATGGGGGTCCGTTCACCGGATCAACCACGTTCCTGTGTAGGTCACAGCGGCCGAGTAGATGGGACGCCCGTCCTCGTCCGTCACCAGCACTGAGAAGGCTTGATGTCCGCCGTTCTTGAGCACCTCGTGCGCTGCGATCCCGGACAGGATCTTCTTTGCATGACGAGCCGCCTCCGCAGGGCCAGGAAGGTCCGTGCCCTCTTCGTCGCGAAGCGTCTGGCCATCATGGATATCAAAGAAGTAGCGAGGCACAAGGCTCTCCGCGCAGAGGGGCGGGAGCACACAAGGTCTCACAGGCGCAGAAGGCCGAGTGAAGGGCCGCAATAAGCTACGTTATGGGCGCTGTACCCACTAAATACCTAACAAACGGGTGTGGTTTCTTGTCTCTGCACACGGCCAAAGCCGGCTTCCAGGTGCCACCTGCCAGCCTCGTACTCGTGCTCCTTACAGAGCTGCACGAGGACCGCCTTTAGGAGGCCATCTGCGAAAGCGAGTCGGCTTACGGTGTCGTACCAACGGTGGCCACCTGCACAGGCTGAAGGTGAAACCTCATCCCACGGCTTGCTTTTTCAAGTGGAGGTAGGATGGGTCGAATTCGGAGGACCGGCGCAGCTCCTCCCAGTCATGGATAACAAGCGTGCTGGCTTGCAGAGTGATCAGCCCCTTGCCCCGCATCTCCTGCAGCACACGGTTCACGTGCACGTTCGTAAGACCGAGCGCATCCGCGAGTTGCCCTTGTGTGAGCGGCAAGGCGTAGCGGTGGTCGCTGGCAAGGCCGACCGCTTCGAGCTTGATGTACATCTCGCAGAACAGATGTCCGATCCGGCCATAGGCCGACTTACGTCCCATGCCGCTCATCCACTCGCGGAAGATCGCTGCGTCGATCAGAGTGTCCCGCCAGAGCAGCTCCGCGAGGTGCGGGAAGCGTAGAGTCAGATCTCGCACGCTGTTGTGCGGCAGGAAGGCCAGCGTGGCCTGGGTCATAGTACCAAGGCTATGATCCATGGTGTGCAGATGCAGGCTCTGCAGGTCGGGGGTGTCTCCTGGGACGTGGAACGATAGGATTTGGCGACGCCCCTCATCCAGGAGCTTGTAACGAGAGGCCCAGCCCTCCACGACGAGACAGCACTGGGAGGGCTTGTCGCCGTCGCGAACGATATCCTGCCCTGCGCCGAGAGTTCGGACCCTGACTGGTAGGCTCAGGATGGCGTCACGCTCTTCATCGGACAGGGTAGCGATGCTCTCCAGCTTGCGCAGGAGCATGGTCATAGCATGGGAGTGAGAAGTTGTGGCCATGTTGCTTCGCCTTACGTTGTGGGCGGAAGCACTTGTCTCTCCCGGCTACCAGCACCTGTTTTTGAGCAGCTTGCAATACGGACAAGCTTAAATATAAGTGAATAAAAATCACTATTAATTGATAAAGCGTCGAGCTTGTTGCCTGCCCAGTGCGGTACCGTACGTCTCAGACGTTCACTGCCGGGGGCTTGAAGATGCCGGTGGGCAACCTGCAGAGTCCAGGGTATCCATTATGCGGCTGATTGCAGAAGAGCAGGAAACCACCCACTCCGGTCGTCCACTGTGCCCCTAGCAGGGTGTTGAAAAAGTCCAGACGGACGGTGCTTGCCCCCACATCTGGTGCTGCAACAGGCGGATGGCACCAGCATGCAGTAGGTCAACTCAATCTACTGAGGTGTTTTTCGACTTTTTCAACACCCTGCTAGGTGAACCAAACGCGGACCTTCGCAAGGCCTGCTGAGGGTCGCGAGCGGAATGTTTGGCCCGCGACTTGAAGCCAAGTGCATGTTCTTGGGTTAGGGGGACCTCAGACGGCCCGGCGGTGAGCTTCTGCAGACCAGTCTGCTCGATCGATTAGGCTGGTGTCACTTGGCCTTGCGCTCGTGGGCCCCAGAAGTGCGACGCATGAGGAGCTGTCGAGTCCTCCTCAATGACGACGGCGAGGGCTGCGTCACCGGCATCTCCTGTCTGCCGAAGCGTCTCTGCCGCCTTGGCAAGGCTGCCGTGCTGTGAGACTAACTCACGGTAGCCGTCGCGAATAAACGCGTCGAGCTGAGCATCTGTAGCCAGCTCGACGTCACCGCGGAGGGTATGGCCTGCCTCCAAGCGACGAAGGCGGCGCTGGGTGGTGACGTTCCTCATCGCAGCCCGCGCTCCTCAAGCCTCAGCAAGCGCTGGTGAAGGTCCGCGGCCTCAACGGCGCGGACGTGAGCATCAATAGCCCTGCCGAGGTCGGACGCCTCGGACGGCGTGATGTCTCCCGCGGCAACAGCCTGCAAGAGGGCGCTGGTAGCGCGTGGAAGGTCAGAGGCCGTCTCTATGTCGGGCAATTCGAGGATGACGGGCCGATCCTTCCGAGGGGGGGCTAAGCGGTCCAGGCACATGCGCAGGGCTTGCGTGTCGCCCTCGAGGGCAAGCTCGATCACTTTGCGAGTGATTGCCTCTGCCTCGCCCTCCAAGATGGCCTCCAGAGCCAACGTAGCGCGGCTGCGTGCCCCCTTCGGGCGCCCGGCTGGGTTGCCGCTCTGTCCAGGCTGAAAACCGGGCTTCCTGCTGGTCATGGCTCAGTCTGACGATCCTACTACGAAAGCGACGTACTGTTTTGAACAGCGTTTAAATAGTGCGCGTTCTCTGAGAAAAATTCAACCCAGCTTGAGACCGGCTTCTGTCACCTCAGAGCGACATCAGATGACCTCGTCATCTTCCGAGACGCTGTTCGGCGGCTGCGTACGCTGCCGGCAGTCCTCAAGAAATTTCTGAATGCTGTCGAACGAGCCAGTTGGGCCTATGCACCGCCCACTTGGTTCCTGGACCACATACAGATCACCTGGGTTGGGCTGCAGCTCTCCCGCCGCGGTGATAGGAACTGGAGTCAGCCCACCTCCACGATGGCGGAAGGCGATGATCGTTTCCGAAGTGACACTCCGCCCATCAGGCACGGAAGAGCCGAGCGGCAAGATTGGCCTATTCAGCACGAATCCCTTTGGTGCTTCGGTGATCGTACCGCACAGCTTACCGAACGACCTGATGCCAACGTCAATCGTTTTCTCTGATCCGTCGGACATCGTTGCGGTACATGATTCCTCGCCCGCATTCTCTCTGATGAAACGAACATGGCTGGTGTTGAGGATGCCATTTGGCGTGCTGATAAACATAAATGCTCCTTGAGCAGGCGAGGTGCAAAGTAGGGAGAGCCGGCAGAGAAGGCAGGCAGCCTGTTTCTGCCGGCAGCCTTCAGCGATAATCGAGCTCAGCAGACTGGCTTCAAAGGTGACGGGTGACGCTTGGTGACGTCACAATCCCATTTCACTGTGTATGCGCGCGCGTACGTGTATAAAGACTGTAATAGAGATTTGGTGTCACAAAGCGTCACCCGTCACCTGTTGGGTCGCGCTGGTACTTGAGCCTCACCCCTTTGAAGCCGCGTGCTGAGCTTGAGCGATGGGGCAGCAAACCGTGTCGTCGCATTGCTGGCCCGAAAGACTTGAGCGTTCCAGGCACGTCCCCGGCAGTGCGGGCGTACGAGGTCCAAGCCGCGAAAAGGTCCGTTGTTCGGTCCCACATATTCGGGTCGTCCGGCCGTACGTCACACTCCTCATTCAGCCACTGGCCCATGAGATCCTGCTCGGCGAAGTACGTCTCCGTCGCGGCGATGACGCTCTTTGGGCGCACCAAGCCGTTTATTTGCCAGTCGAGACAGCCCTCGATCATCCATCGGAGAATCGCCGGCCACTCGTTCCTGAGTTTCTCCTCAAGACCCTTATCCGGTGCTTTGGGCTTGTGGACGAAGGGCACCATGCTGAATCGGCGTCGGGCTGCATCATCGACGTTGCGCAGCATCGGTTGGTGATTGCCGACGATCGTGAGTTTGAAGTTCGGGACAAACGTAAAAAAATCTTGCCGCATAAAGCGAGCTGTGACCGGGTCGCCGCCAGTAAGCTGCTTGATTCGTGCCTCGGCCCAGGCACGATCCTCTTCAGTCTCGGAGGCCGTGACAAGGCGGGCGCCACGAAGCATCGCCATATCGGTGGGGTGCTTGTCTCCCTTCGAAGCGGTGAACGTATCCATCGCTGCGACCTTGGCGTACTCAGCCAAGATGCCCATCAGCACGTTGATGAACACGCTCTTGCCGTTGCCTCCGGGTCCGTAGACGAACACCAAGGCATGCTCACGAGTGGAGCCGGTCAACGAGTAACCACACCACTGCTGCAGGAAACGGATCAGGCCAACGTCTGATCGTGTGGCTTGATCGAGGAACGCAAGCCAACATGGACAACTCGTGGTCCGTGATGGAGCGACGGCCGTCAGCTTGGTGATTCGATCACTCGGATCGGCAGGCCGAAGCAGGCCGCTTCGCAGATCGACTGTGCCTCCCGGAGTCCCCAGCAACCAAGGATCACAATCCCAAACATCTGCTGTGACAGCGAAGGCCGTGTCTGACTGGCAAAACCGTTCAACACCGGCAGCGAATGAGGTCTTGCCGGCAGTTACACGTACTCCAGGTTTTTGCGTCTCGCCTAGCTCCCGGCATATCTGGCGAGCCCACTGAAATGCCAATCCCACGCAGTTTGGTACCCAAGCGCTGCCTGTCCATACGTGCCAACTGCCCGTGCTGTGACAATAGAGGAGCTTGCCGTCATGCCGCTCGGCAAAAATGCGAGCGGCATGGTCTTCTGTCACTAGATCGTCTGTGTAGAGGCCCGGGAAAGAGTGGTGCGGCTTGATCTCGGCCATGACGTTACAAGGCCACGGTGGTGCGCTGAGGCAGGCTCGCCAACCAAGCCGCGAGATCATCTCTGAGGATCAGGGTGCGGCGGCCTGCCTTGCGAGCCTTCAGGCGGCCGGCGTTAATTTCCTCAAAAACTGTTGAGCGGCCAATGCCGGCTACCTGGGCTGCCTGTACAATACCGAAGGCCAGGGGGGTCTCATCGGGTGAGTGCGTCGCTTGGATCATTGCGCTTCTCCGCTATCCCGAGCGGACTGGCTCGGATGCAGACAAACGTGACGAACCGTAAGCGGTTAGGCGGCCTGAAAAGACAGGTACTGGTCAGAAATCAATTTATGACCGCTCTTTTTTGAATTCTGTCAGCCACTTAGCTAGCTTGGGGCGTATGTTTGACGCTGCCGGTTCCCGACCATAGCGCAGTTGGCAATATTCCATAATCTGCCGCTCGATTGCGGCTTGGTTGGGCAGACTTGGATCATCTGCAGATGGCAAACCGTGGTGCTCAAGCAGCTTGATCACGAATTTTCGGATTTCAGGCCAGTCATAGGTTGGCTTGCGCCCGCGCCTTGCCTGACTAGACAAGTGTGCATGTTTCAAAACATGTCTGGCATTGCGTTCATCAGAGGTCTCTATCGGATTTTGGATGGATTCAAGAATCGCACCACTCGGAGCTGATTTGGGTTTTTCTTCAAGCTTGTCCTGCAAGGCACTTACAAGCTGCGCCCTATGCACACGTACGATGGCCCAATCCCCTGTCAACATTTCAGCATCACCTGGAATGAAAACTTCCCCTTCGCCCTCGAAGAACATCGGTGCTCGCGGCCCAGCCCATTCCTCGGCCGGTAGGGGGAAGCAGGTGCCATTCTCATGAAACTGCAGCTGAGCGCTAACGTGACCGTCGTGAAGAAGGCGCCTTAGCCGGTTTTCTGGGGCGGAACAGCCACCTACCCACGGCGCTTTAGTGTCTATACCGAAGCTTGAAAGCTCGACTGCCTCCTGGAGCGAGACGTACCCAGAAGGTATTAGCAAAGGCGGAGCAGGTGGCTCAGACCCGGCGGCTCCTTTTTGTTTGGTCATTGCCCCTCCGTAGTGCAGCTACTGAAAATGTTGTAGCAGCGAGATCGCATGTCTTTTAAGGAGCCAAAATTACAATCAAAAATTGCGATTGAGACGTAGTCTATGGCGTCGGCATAGGTGTCGTAAGCGCACTCGCGTCAACAAAAGCGCTCCAAGCCTCCATCAGCGTTCGCCGCTTCTCCAGTGCGTCACCACGGCGGTAAGCTCTTTCGGTAGCATCACCGACGACATGCGCTAGAGCCGTCTCTGCGATCTCGCGCGGGAAGGCCGTGCATTCGCCAGCCCAATCGCGGAATGAGGAGCGGAAACCGTGCACCGTTACCTCCACCTTCATCCGCCGCAGCATCATCTCCATGGCCATAATGGACAGGGGCCGGCCTGGCTTCTGACCGGGAAAGACGTATTCGCCGCGCCGGACCACTTCGGCTTGGTCGAGGATCGCGAGCGCGGCGTCAGTCAGCGGCACACGATGCTCTACTCCGGCCTTCATGCGCATCGCTGGAACCGTCCATACCTTCGTCTTGCGGTCGATCTCACTCCATCGGGCGCCCAGCACCTCACCAGAGCGTGAAGCGTTCAGGATGCAGAACTGCAAGGCAAGCCCTGCCATGGCGTCACGCGACCGGAGATCGGCCATGAAGGCCGGCACGTCGTCGAACGGCATGGCCGCATGGTGGCCGCGCGTCAGCTTTCGACGGGCCGGCAGAAGCTTATCGAGGTGACCGCGCCAGAGCGCCGGGTTCT
It encodes:
- a CDS encoding ATP-binding protein, which encodes MEIVDPQQLLTRLRAEPRETEWLEFKSNRLDHDEVGQYMSGLANAAMLSGSDAAYLVYGIDNDTHDIIGTTVRLKEETVGGQLFEHWLSRLLVPSVNFCFVSFEVDNKHIEIIAIDPCYVSPVRFKGHAFVRVDSIQQPLKDFPERERALWAITSRYSFEQGIAAAHLTEEMLFERFDCINLVKMLGVKTVTNTGIIEKLLADGLILDDRQNGYDATNLLAILAANKLSEFPIISTKAPRVIQYSSTSKLDGVDDVTGERGYGVTFSKLLSFIMIRVPHREEILHGIRSKKYTIPEISIREFVANALIHQDLTAVGSGPRVEIFPDKIRITNPGKPLVSPDRFIDAPAKSRNEKLAKFMRQMGLCEERGSGVDRAVEAIERAALPPPLFQEAEGSTVVTIFAERSFAAMTKEDRVRACYQHAQLRFESGNFMSNGSLRERFRLADKQYPQVSVVIREAIEAKKIRPLDEDQAKRTARYVPAYVT
- a CDS encoding DUF6894 family protein, whose product is MPTRLYRFHCTDGHDLVADLRGRRVPTLALVRLHAERVALDLMLHGTRLDWSAWHVEVYDADGRSVMTKAFTDVRYDRRVAQGGGDASWR
- a CDS encoding LexA family protein, with the protein product MRLLQVAELPSHGAGTVRIPIQGAALCAGFPSPADDFLEGALELPRWLAPNPPATFAWNISGDSMRGAGIFDRDLAVADRSLKPGNGSVVVAIVDGTMSVKRLVLEDNVARLAFDNPDLPAFAVEDLAEGEIWGVIRFSIRWHVARAGLVR
- a CDS encoding Y-family DNA polymerase, whose translation is MSRAIALIDGNSFYCSCERVFDPKLARVPVIVLSNNDGCAIARTAEAKALGIKMGDPFFKIREQCRRDGVRVFSSNYTLYGDMSARTNAVYRDFSPAVEIYSIDESFLDLSDVRDRDRVTLARDLRATVRAWTGIPTCVGIGPTKTLAKLANHIAKTIPDCDGVCDLTDPVAYDHWLCRISVAEVWGIGRASLAKLMGLGVDTVADLRDLDPRPVRKAMTVVGERIIYELRGLACLPLALMPAQRKGCAVTRSFSRRITERETLEQAVAAHATRLGEKLRRGGLGATHVSVFYHTSEHDRGDPMRSVSTTVTLPEATNDTLALIKAAQAGVARTWREAPAGKPWRYSKAGVVTTDLMALDMAPRALIGQLDRERSAPLMAAMDACNARFGRGAVVPARAGLTKKRTWSTKFEMRSPRYTTQVTELPTAHA
- a CDS encoding DUF6894 family protein gives rise to the protein MPRYFFDIHDGQTLRDEEGTDLPGPAEAARHAKKILSGIAAHEVLKNGGHQAFSVLVTDEDGRPIYSAAVTYTGTWLIR
- a CDS encoding Crp/Fnr family transcriptional regulator; the encoded protein is MLLRKLESIATLSDEERDAILSLPVRVRTLGAGQDIVRDGDKPSQCCLVVEGWASRYKLLDEGRRQILSFHVPGDTPDLQSLHLHTMDHSLGTMTQATLAFLPHNSVRDLTLRFPHLAELLWRDTLIDAAIFREWMSGMGRKSAYGRIGHLFCEMYIKLEAVGLASDHRYALPLTQGQLADALGLTNVHVNRVLQEMRGKGLITLQASTLVIHDWEELRRSSEFDPSYLHLKKQAVG
- a CDS encoding DUF5681 domain-containing protein is translated as MTSRKPGFQPGQSGNPAGRPKGARSRATLALEAILEGEAEAITRKVIELALEGDTQALRMCLDRLAPPRKDRPVILELPDIETASDLPRATSALLQAVAAGDITPSEASDLGRAIDAHVRAVEAADLHQRLLRLEERGLR